In Anaerobacillus isosaccharinicus, one genomic interval encodes:
- a CDS encoding sigma 54-interacting transcriptional regulator: MDSRKQVGVVTGTEMTRVALCQQLEETIGDIVQIDSYALDEWTGGTITADVIVVSSKVLLDEPGFQIVSPKVPIIVARRIINYNYIDRLLVIPEGTDVLLVNDVKSTVYDSINSLEKLGVDHLNYIPHLPGEMQIRPVSIAITPGEIAYVPEWVEKVIDIGPRLLDLSTILEVLRFFELHDEVNLSEKYMKKIIQLSRELVKTNNETLFLNSHLKKVIDGVHDGILAINAQGIITAFNENLESILAISRETAIGRKIEDIIIDTDLLYFVINGDVEENMLFSTKHYEVVVNRFKIITDHSIVCTFKDTKKTIEIEKKLKQKMVSQGYVAKYKLNDIIGESAEIQEAKQIANKLAKTNLTVLIEGESGTGKELFASAIHSLSERRLGPYLAVNFSALPEDLVEAELFGYEEGSFTGAKKGGKVGLFEQANGGTIFLDEIGDISSKIQARLLRVLQEKEIMRIGGNKIIPIDVRIIAATNCNFVEMINSGKFRVDLYHRLKALYLRLPPLRERIGDLPHLIRHFMIANGKEYIQIDDDVLKQLQSYTWNGNIRELKNTIDYMLTVCDGTKIRNSDIPNHHFFEMTVPSDEQTVKEYGPSKQEKLKETLVDWETNGERAEYLFLLNEIYELNQRKELVGRKKLSELTEEHLSYRLTEQQIRYRLQYLEDLGFISKRKGRAGTKITPDGRELLMMDGERND; this comes from the coding sequence ATGGATAGTCGAAAACAAGTAGGGGTTGTAACAGGAACAGAAATGACAAGGGTCGCATTATGCCAGCAACTTGAAGAAACGATTGGTGATATCGTTCAAATTGATAGTTATGCCCTTGACGAGTGGACGGGGGGAACGATTACGGCAGATGTCATTGTCGTTTCTTCGAAAGTATTACTAGATGAACCAGGTTTTCAGATTGTCTCTCCAAAAGTGCCAATTATTGTAGCAAGAAGGATTATTAACTACAATTATATTGATCGGTTATTGGTGATCCCTGAGGGGACTGATGTATTGTTGGTTAATGATGTTAAATCAACTGTCTATGATTCAATTAACTCCCTAGAGAAATTAGGAGTTGACCACCTAAACTATATTCCACATCTTCCTGGAGAGATGCAAATTCGACCGGTTTCGATTGCGATTACCCCAGGTGAAATTGCATATGTCCCAGAGTGGGTTGAGAAAGTAATTGATATTGGGCCAAGATTACTAGATTTATCAACAATTTTAGAAGTGTTAAGATTTTTTGAGCTTCATGATGAGGTTAATCTATCAGAGAAATATATGAAAAAAATTATCCAACTATCTAGGGAATTAGTGAAAACAAACAATGAAACTTTGTTTCTAAATTCCCATCTAAAAAAAGTAATTGACGGTGTTCATGATGGAATTTTAGCGATAAATGCCCAAGGAATCATTACTGCCTTTAATGAAAATTTAGAATCAATATTAGCAATATCTAGAGAGACAGCTATTGGTAGAAAAATAGAGGACATTATTATTGATACGGATTTGCTTTACTTTGTCATTAACGGAGATGTTGAAGAAAACATGCTCTTTTCTACAAAGCACTATGAAGTCGTTGTAAATCGTTTTAAAATCATAACTGATCATTCGATTGTTTGTACGTTTAAAGATACGAAAAAAACGATTGAGATCGAGAAAAAATTAAAGCAAAAAATGGTCAGTCAAGGGTATGTAGCGAAATATAAGTTGAATGACATTATTGGTGAGAGTGCAGAAATCCAAGAAGCAAAACAAATAGCTAACAAACTAGCGAAAACAAATTTAACGGTGTTAATTGAAGGGGAATCAGGTACGGGCAAAGAGCTTTTTGCCAGTGCCATACATTCCTTATCTGAGCGGAGACTTGGTCCTTACTTAGCTGTAAATTTTAGTGCTCTTCCAGAAGACCTTGTTGAAGCAGAACTGTTCGGGTATGAAGAAGGATCTTTCACAGGTGCTAAAAAAGGTGGCAAAGTCGGTTTATTTGAACAAGCGAATGGTGGTACCATTTTTCTAGATGAAATAGGTGATATTTCATCGAAAATTCAAGCGAGATTGCTCCGTGTCCTTCAAGAAAAAGAAATTATGCGAATTGGCGGCAACAAAATCATTCCTATTGATGTGAGGATTATTGCTGCAACTAATTGTAATTTTGTAGAAATGATTAATAGTGGTAAATTCCGGGTCGACTTGTACCACCGCTTAAAAGCTCTTTATTTGCGTTTGCCACCTCTTCGAGAACGTATAGGGGATTTACCTCATCTGATCCGTCATTTTATGATCGCAAATGGCAAGGAGTATATACAAATCGATGACGATGTCTTAAAACAATTACAGTCCTACACTTGGAATGGAAATATTCGAGAACTAAAGAATACAATCGATTATATGTTAACTGTTTGCGATGGAACAAAAATAAGGAATTCTGACATTCCAAATCACCATTTTTTTGAAATGACGGTTCCTTCAGATGAACAAACTGTCAAAGAATATGGACCTTCTAAACAAGAGAAACTAAAAGAGACTTTAGTAGATTGGGAAACAAATGGTGAGCGCGCTGAGTACTTATTTTTATTAAACGAAATATATGAATTAAATCAACGAAAAGAACTAGTGGGAAGAAAGAAGCTTTCAGAGTTAACAGAAGAACACTTGAGCTATCGTCTAACGGAGCAGCAAATTCGCTATCGGCTCCAATACCTCGAAGATCTCGGGTTTATTAGTAAGAGAAAAGGTCGGGCTGGGACAAAAATAACCCCAGATGGAAGAGAACTATTGATGATGGATGGTGAACGTAATGATTAA
- a CDS encoding ABC transporter ATP-binding protein has product MNSPLLDVKDLKKHFPIRSGLLKRKTRFVKAVDGITFSIGEGETVGIVGESGCGKSTMGRTLLQLIEPTEGEVVFQGKNLVGLSTKEIREVRKDMQMVFQDPYSSLNPRLNVFEILSEPLTTHGIRDKQKRKEMISKILNVVGLNEGQMFRYPHEFSGGQRQRIGIARALILHPKLIVLDEPVSALDVSIQSQIINLLQDLQEEFGLTYIFISHDLSVVYQLCNKICVMYLGKIVEMGDVDTLYENPLHPYTKSLLSAVPIPDPFQKRERIILKGDVPNPAAPPPGCAFAPRCPEVMDICHQVRPTLQSCQGLQVACHLFQDESVSKHG; this is encoded by the coding sequence ATGAACTCACCACTACTTGATGTGAAAGATTTAAAGAAACACTTTCCGATTCGCTCCGGATTGTTAAAGCGAAAAACGAGGTTCGTAAAAGCGGTAGATGGGATCACATTTTCGATTGGAGAAGGTGAAACCGTTGGGATTGTTGGTGAGTCAGGTTGTGGAAAATCGACAATGGGACGCACGTTACTACAATTAATTGAACCTACTGAAGGTGAGGTTGTTTTTCAAGGGAAAAATTTAGTTGGCTTAAGTACAAAAGAAATTCGTGAAGTACGTAAAGATATGCAAATGGTCTTCCAAGACCCGTATTCATCGTTAAACCCCCGCTTAAATGTGTTTGAGATTTTAAGTGAACCGTTAACGACTCACGGTATTCGTGATAAACAAAAGCGAAAAGAGATGATTTCTAAGATTTTAAATGTTGTTGGGCTTAATGAAGGACAAATGTTTCGTTATCCCCATGAATTTTCAGGTGGACAACGACAACGAATTGGGATTGCTAGAGCATTAATTTTACACCCGAAATTAATTGTCTTAGATGAACCTGTGTCTGCCCTTGATGTCTCGATTCAATCTCAGATTATTAATTTGTTACAAGATTTACAAGAAGAATTTGGGTTAACTTATATTTTTATATCCCACGACTTAAGTGTTGTTTACCAACTTTGTAATAAAATATGCGTCATGTATTTAGGAAAGATTGTGGAGATGGGCGATGTGGATACCTTATATGAAAACCCTCTTCATCCATATACGAAAAGTTTACTTTCCGCAGTTCCAATTCCAGATCCTTTTCAAAAGAGGGAAAGAATTATTTTAAAGGGCGATGTTCCAAATCCAGCTGCACCACCACCTGGCTGTGCCTTTGCACCGCGGTGCCCAGAGGTCATGGACATTTGTCACCAGGTTAGGCCAACATTACAGAGCTGTCAGGGTTTACAAGTTGCCTGCCATTTATTTCAAGATGAAAGTGTGAGTAAGCATGGATAG
- a CDS encoding ABC transporter ATP-binding protein, which translates to MEDKILEVSDLKINFRTDGKEFTVVNNISFFIKAGETLGVVGESGCGKSVTALSIMKLLATPPGIYAGGEINYLGENILKKKEKEMRKLRGNEISMIFQEPMTSLNPVITVGDQIDEVLLLHNKMSKAQAQEGSINMLKLVGIPRPEEIYKSFAFELSGGMRQRVMIAMGLACQPKLLIADEPTTALDVTIQAQILDLMRDLKERTNTAIMFITHDLGVVAEMCDRVMVMYSGEVVEEADVFSLFKDPKHPYTQGLLESIPKLGDRKKRLKPIPGQVPAPGSIEVGCKFADRCPYVMDICRQSDPPLLHVTEGHTSRCWLHEKEAKEYELTTT; encoded by the coding sequence ATGGAAGATAAAATCTTAGAAGTCAGTGACTTAAAAATAAATTTCCGGACCGACGGCAAAGAGTTCACCGTTGTAAATAACATCTCCTTTTTTATAAAAGCAGGTGAAACATTAGGAGTTGTCGGTGAATCTGGTTGTGGTAAAAGTGTAACTGCCTTATCTATTATGAAGCTTTTAGCTACGCCGCCTGGTATTTATGCTGGGGGAGAAATTAATTATCTAGGTGAGAACATTCTTAAGAAAAAAGAAAAAGAGATGCGTAAACTTCGAGGAAACGAAATTTCAATGATTTTTCAGGAACCAATGACATCATTAAACCCTGTTATTACAGTAGGGGATCAAATTGATGAAGTATTGCTTCTGCATAATAAAATGTCAAAGGCGCAAGCGCAAGAAGGTTCAATAAATATGTTGAAGCTAGTTGGTATTCCTAGACCTGAGGAAATCTACAAAAGTTTTGCTTTTGAACTTTCTGGTGGAATGAGACAGCGTGTCATGATTGCAATGGGCTTAGCCTGTCAACCTAAACTCCTTATTGCAGATGAACCAACAACAGCCTTAGATGTAACCATTCAAGCGCAAATTCTTGATTTGATGAGGGATCTTAAAGAACGAACAAATACAGCGATTATGTTTATCACGCATGATCTAGGTGTAGTAGCTGAGATGTGTGATCGCGTGATGGTTATGTATTCAGGAGAAGTTGTCGAAGAAGCAGATGTTTTCAGTCTTTTTAAAGACCCGAAGCACCCTTACACGCAAGGGTTGTTAGAGTCAATTCCAAAGTTAGGTGATCGCAAGAAAAGGTTAAAGCCAATTCCTGGGCAAGTGCCAGCCCCAGGATCAATTGAAGTAGGTTGTAAGTTTGCTGATCGCTGTCCTTATGTTATGGATATTTGCAGACAAAGCGATCCACCATTATTACATGTAACTGAGGGCCATACGAGCCGTTGTTGGCTACACGAAAAGGAGGCGAAGGAATATGAACTCACCACTACTTGA
- a CDS encoding ABC transporter permease, which translates to MINHTQNQYSPFRSFLKKFLKQRVAVISLGVVFFIILFGILGPYFAPYDPGRPVTEQYAAKGIDIENVTSSRVGLTGLLSDGTTVEQLPRLFFESENQRVAAARISSEGMMVSAYRQGTTTISIKAGEIGTVVKADVSSTEEEAPFVSYILIDPIAAPVNVRDQFQLEPKVFISDGTILETREDIDRFIEQYKDEDKKDDGFGKSAAEVETGLQFASSDETIVSVNENGLVEVKGEGEAFIKVSIDNVSTIHPISTAPVLEPILTAIIPDDTIIHLTDIYKHQTPSSLHWFGTDHQNRDILSRIIVGTKQTLLIGFLSVAIGAFVGTILGLLAGYYGRWVDSLLTRFTDILLAFPGILLAIAVIALLGAGLINIIVAVAVFTIPIFIRIVRASTLSLKEKTYVEAAKSIGVKDHIIIMRHIFPGTLSVMMVYLTMRVGTAILIGAALSFLGLGGDITAPEWGAMLSSAKDNSRNLFHPTFFPGLAIVITVLSFNLLGDGLRDALDPKLKE; encoded by the coding sequence TTGATTAATCATACGCAAAATCAGTACTCTCCTTTTCGTTCGTTTTTAAAAAAGTTTTTAAAGCAACGAGTGGCAGTGATCTCGTTGGGCGTTGTCTTCTTTATTATTCTCTTTGGGATTTTAGGGCCATATTTTGCGCCTTACGACCCAGGGCGCCCAGTTACTGAGCAATACGCTGCAAAGGGGATTGACATTGAAAATGTGACAAGTTCCAGAGTAGGATTAACAGGACTTTTAAGTGATGGGACGACTGTTGAACAATTACCAAGACTATTTTTTGAAAGTGAAAATCAACGAGTTGCCGCTGCTAGAATATCATCTGAAGGGATGATGGTTAGTGCCTACCGGCAAGGGACTACAACGATCTCGATTAAGGCTGGTGAAATTGGTACTGTTGTAAAGGCGGATGTCTCATCAACAGAAGAAGAGGCTCCATTTGTTTCATATATTTTAATAGATCCTATAGCTGCACCTGTGAATGTTAGAGATCAATTTCAGCTTGAACCTAAAGTCTTTATTAGTGATGGAACGATCTTAGAAACTCGTGAAGACATTGATCGTTTTATTGAACAATATAAAGACGAAGATAAAAAGGATGATGGCTTCGGGAAATCTGCTGCAGAAGTTGAAACTGGTCTTCAGTTTGCATCGTCTGATGAAACGATCGTAAGTGTAAATGAAAACGGTCTCGTAGAAGTAAAAGGCGAGGGTGAGGCTTTTATTAAAGTTTCTATTGATAATGTGTCAACCATCCATCCAATTTCTACTGCACCTGTTTTGGAACCGATACTGACAGCGATTATTCCAGATGATACTATTATTCATTTGACTGATATTTATAAACACCAAACCCCTTCAAGCTTACATTGGTTTGGAACAGATCATCAAAATCGTGATATTTTAAGTAGAATTATCGTTGGAACGAAACAAACATTGTTAATTGGCTTTTTATCAGTAGCCATTGGTGCCTTTGTAGGAACGATCCTCGGTTTGCTTGCAGGCTACTATGGACGTTGGGTAGATTCATTGTTAACGAGATTTACTGATATTTTACTAGCTTTCCCAGGTATTTTACTTGCGATTGCAGTTATTGCTTTACTTGGTGCTGGTTTAATTAATATTATTGTAGCGGTAGCAGTGTTTACAATCCCAATTTTTATTCGAATTGTTCGTGCTAGCACACTATCATTAAAGGAAAAAACGTATGTTGAAGCAGCAAAGTCAATCGGTGTAAAAGACCATATCATTATTATGCGGCATATTTTCCCAGGTACTTTATCAGTGATGATGGTTTATCTAACGATGCGGGTTGGTACTGCAATTTTAATTGGTGCTGCGCTTAGTTTCTTAGGCCTTGGTGGTGATATTACGGCACCAGAGTGGGGTGCGATGTTAAGTTCTGCTAAAGATAATAGCCGTAACTTATTTCATCCAACGTTTTTCCCAGGTTTAGCGATCGTTATAACGGTGCTAAGTTTTAACTTGTTAGGTGATGGGCTACGAGATGCGTTAGACCCGAAATTAAAAGAGTAG
- the nikB gene encoding nickel ABC transporter permease has protein sequence MFSYIVKRVLAMIPILFVVSVIAFLFVHLTPGDPIRIMYGAEIDQQTYEQFREREGFNDPLPVQYFNYMSNILTKADFGTSYRTRSDVSSEIVRRFGYTLTLTLLSMFWAIVIGMFIGIVSAVKRNSVWDRMGMVSAITALSVPEFWFGLMLMQIFAVQLGWLPTSGSGTLAHLILPSITLGLGVAAIIARFTRSSVLEVLREDYVRTARAKGQKEITILRRHVLKNALIPVVTMTGLQFGFLIGGAVVVEQVFSWPGLGAYLIDSILSRDYPVIQALILLFSVQFLIVNLLVDISYGYLNPQIRYD, from the coding sequence TTGTTTTCATATATTGTGAAGCGTGTCCTAGCGATGATACCAATCCTTTTTGTTGTATCGGTAATTGCATTTTTATTCGTCCATTTAACGCCTGGTGATCCAATTCGGATTATGTACGGTGCTGAAATTGATCAACAAACCTACGAGCAATTCAGAGAACGGGAAGGTTTTAATGACCCCTTGCCAGTTCAGTATTTTAATTACATGTCCAATATATTGACCAAAGCAGATTTCGGTACATCTTACAGAACAAGATCAGATGTTTCAAGTGAGATTGTTAGACGATTCGGTTACACATTGACCTTGACGTTGTTAAGTATGTTTTGGGCGATAGTAATTGGGATGTTTATTGGTATCGTTTCAGCAGTAAAGCGTAATTCAGTTTGGGACCGGATGGGAATGGTGTCAGCGATTACAGCCCTTAGTGTTCCAGAGTTTTGGTTTGGCTTAATGCTGATGCAAATTTTTGCGGTGCAATTAGGGTGGTTACCGACAAGTGGAAGTGGCACTCTTGCCCACTTAATATTGCCATCAATTACCCTTGGATTGGGTGTTGCGGCTATTATTGCTAGATTTACTAGATCTAGTGTATTAGAAGTACTTAGAGAAGACTACGTTAGAACAGCAAGGGCAAAAGGGCAAAAGGAAATAACAATCCTTCGTCGCCACGTATTAAAAAATGCCTTAATCCCAGTTGTAACGATGACAGGCCTTCAATTTGGATTTTTAATCGGTGGAGCTGTAGTCGTAGAACAAGTATTTTCTTGGCCAGGTCTTGGTGCTTATTTAATAGACTCAATCTTGAGCCGTGATTACCCAGTCATTCAAGCACTTATTCTATTGTTTTCTGTTCAATTTCTTATTGTAAATTTACTAGTTGATATTAGCTATGGTTACTTAAATCCACAAATTAGGTATGACTAG
- a CDS encoding ABC transporter substrate-binding protein, with amino-acid sequence MRLLSLVFIVAFSMIVVTACNSDKPATTEEPTEKQDPVTEKKEPEKEEPTLKPLVVAIEAEPTSLDPHNATDTNSATVQSVMLEGLLAFDESMNLVKMLATDYSFNDSATEITFDLREGVTFHDGTPFNAEVVKVNLDFVRDRDNGMARASFFSFIDEVIVNNDYSVTVRSKEPNSAMASYLAHSAAAFKSIDEVNKKIENPEYNADRNPVGTGPFKFLEWRDSAHVKVVPFDNYWNEEGKAKVESITFKPVVEASTRVNMLKTGEVDIVFPLPTLIADEFESDANIDVFTGSSTDAFYVGINVSLDKYQDVRVRKAMNHAVNKDALIALVLDGYGQVLNSAIAPAVYGYDPQAIYEYDQDQAKTLLDEAGVGEGFDAVLWTRNSTEFLTVAENVAI; translated from the coding sequence ATGCGTTTACTTAGTCTAGTCTTTATTGTTGCTTTTTCGATGATCGTTGTTACTGCATGTAATAGTGATAAGCCAGCAACGACTGAAGAACCAACGGAAAAGCAAGACCCCGTGACAGAAAAGAAAGAACCTGAGAAAGAAGAACCTACATTAAAACCGCTCGTTGTAGCTATTGAGGCTGAACCTACTTCACTAGATCCTCACAATGCAACGGACACAAATTCTGCGACAGTTCAAAGTGTTATGTTAGAAGGGTTACTAGCATTTGATGAAAGCATGAATTTAGTAAAAATGTTAGCAACAGATTACAGCTTCAATGACTCTGCAACAGAAATTACGTTTGACCTTAGAGAAGGAGTTACTTTCCACGATGGAACACCTTTTAATGCGGAAGTAGTTAAAGTCAATTTGGATTTTGTAAGAGACCGTGACAATGGTATGGCACGTGCAAGTTTCTTCTCCTTTATTGATGAGGTTATTGTAAATAATGATTACAGTGTAACAGTTCGCTCTAAAGAGCCTAACTCTGCAATGGCATCTTACCTTGCTCATAGTGCAGCTGCTTTTAAATCGATTGATGAAGTAAATAAAAAAATTGAAAACCCTGAATACAATGCTGACCGTAATCCGGTTGGAACGGGTCCTTTCAAGTTCTTAGAGTGGAGAGACAGTGCCCACGTAAAAGTTGTTCCTTTTGATAATTATTGGAATGAAGAAGGAAAGGCGAAAGTTGAAAGCATTACATTTAAGCCAGTAGTTGAAGCAAGTACACGTGTCAACATGCTTAAAACAGGGGAAGTAGATATTGTTTTCCCACTACCAACTTTAATCGCTGATGAGTTTGAATCAGATGCTAACATTGATGTCTTTACTGGATCTTCTACAGATGCATTCTATGTAGGGATTAATGTTAGTTTAGATAAGTATCAAGATGTTCGTGTTCGAAAAGCGATGAACCACGCTGTGAATAAAGACGCGTTAATTGCTTTAGTTTTAGATGGATATGGTCAAGTGTTAAACTCAGCGATTGCGCCTGCAGTTTATGGTTATGACCCGCAAGCAATCTATGAATATGATCAAGATCAAGCAAAAACCTTGTTAGATGAAGCTGGAGTTGGAGAAGGATTTGATGCTGTTCTTTGGACGAGAAACTCTACAGAGTTTTTAACGGTTGCAGAAAATGTAGCCATCTAA
- a CDS encoding zinc-dependent alcohol dehydrogenase, producing MKAVTYQGKYEVAVKEVEDAKIQDSEDVIVKVTSTAICGSDLHLYQGNMPLPIGYVIGHEPMGIVEEVSSGVTAVKKGDRVVIPFTVGCGKCFFCEHELESQCDNSNPHYDSGGYFGYTEKFGNYPGGQAEYLRVPFGNFTPFVVPKNCELEDEKLLFLSDVLPTAYWSVVNAGVKKGDTVIVLGCGPVGLYAQKFAWLKGASRVIAVDYVPFRLEHAKRTNNVEVFDFTEHEDMGEVLKEVTKGGAEVVIDCVGMDGKKSPLEFIEQKLKLQGGTLGPIQIATKAIKKCGTLQITGVYGGQYNMFPLGPFFTRNINIKMGQAPARHFMPHLYDLIVKGEIDPTSIITHTLPLDKASEGYEKFNNKTDDCIKVILKP from the coding sequence ATGAAAGCAGTTACTTACCAGGGAAAGTATGAAGTTGCTGTTAAAGAAGTAGAAGACGCGAAAATTCAAGACAGTGAAGATGTGATTGTGAAAGTTACATCCACTGCTATTTGTGGTTCGGATTTACATTTATATCAAGGAAATATGCCGTTACCGATTGGTTATGTCATTGGACATGAACCGATGGGGATTGTTGAAGAGGTAAGTTCTGGCGTTACGGCGGTTAAAAAAGGTGACCGAGTCGTTATTCCGTTTACCGTCGGCTGTGGAAAATGCTTTTTCTGTGAACATGAGCTAGAAAGTCAATGTGACAACTCAAACCCCCATTATGATTCAGGTGGATATTTCGGTTACACTGAAAAATTTGGAAACTATCCAGGTGGGCAAGCAGAGTATTTAAGGGTCCCCTTTGGGAACTTTACACCATTTGTTGTTCCTAAAAACTGTGAGCTTGAAGATGAAAAGCTGTTATTTTTATCAGATGTATTACCAACGGCTTATTGGAGTGTCGTAAACGCCGGTGTGAAAAAAGGGGATACAGTAATCGTTTTAGGCTGTGGGCCAGTAGGTCTTTACGCTCAAAAATTTGCATGGCTCAAAGGAGCAAGTAGAGTAATTGCTGTTGACTACGTTCCGTTTCGCCTTGAACATGCAAAAAGGACCAACAATGTAGAGGTATTTGACTTTACTGAGCACGAGGATATGGGAGAAGTACTTAAGGAAGTAACAAAAGGCGGAGCGGAAGTTGTCATTGATTGCGTTGGGATGGATGGGAAAAAATCACCGTTAGAGTTCATTGAACAAAAGCTAAAACTACAAGGTGGGACGTTAGGTCCTATACAAATTGCTACAAAGGCAATTAAAAAGTGTGGGACATTACAAATCACGGGTGTGTACGGTGGTCAATATAATATGTTCCCATTGGGTCCGTTTTTTACAAGAAATATCAATATAAAAATGGGGCAAGCCCCTGCAAGGCATTTTATGCCTCACTTATATGATCTTATTGTAAAAGGGGAGATCGATCCAACGTCGATTATTACTCATACATTACCATTAGATAAAGCAAGTGAAGGCTATGAAAAGTTCAACAATAAAACTGACGATTGTATTAAAGTAATTTTGAAACCGTAA
- a CDS encoding acyl-CoA dehydrogenase family protein: MILSDLGTKEERLKLLNGKVQIFAERAWKHDKEASFPVENIEDLKKIGYHTLTVPLENGGLDISLLELVQMQEIIAQADGSTALSIGWHMGIVKHLGEKRTWEAGMFQKFCEDVLQNGALLNNAASESGTGSPTRGGRPETTAFKVENHWLITGRKTFTTMSPVLDYFAVSASIQGTNEIGNFLIHKDRKGVTIEETWDSVAMRGTGSHDLVLTDVKVPNENLVEYITPGKKQAAGWLLHIPACYLGIAKAAQKYAIQFASNYSPNSIEGTIADLPYVRQKIGEMELSIQQSQHFLYSVARNWDEGNDNERQELRGVLGAVKHAVVNHAIKIVDLAMRVTGARSLSEKNPLQRYYRDVRAGLHNPPMDDATILLLAEDAIKKANV; the protein is encoded by the coding sequence ATGATTTTAAGTGATCTAGGAACGAAAGAAGAACGGTTAAAATTGTTAAATGGTAAGGTTCAGATTTTTGCTGAACGAGCTTGGAAGCATGATAAAGAAGCATCGTTTCCAGTTGAGAATATTGAGGACCTTAAAAAGATCGGTTACCATACCCTTACTGTGCCATTGGAGAATGGCGGGTTAGATATTTCCCTACTTGAGCTAGTTCAGATGCAAGAGATAATTGCTCAAGCTGATGGGTCTACCGCTTTATCAATCGGCTGGCATATGGGGATTGTGAAACATCTTGGTGAGAAGCGAACTTGGGAAGCGGGGATGTTTCAAAAGTTTTGTGAAGATGTTCTTCAAAACGGTGCATTATTAAATAATGCTGCTTCTGAAAGTGGTACCGGAAGCCCTACTAGGGGTGGTAGACCGGAAACGACTGCTTTTAAAGTAGAGAATCATTGGCTTATTACCGGACGAAAAACATTTACGACGATGTCACCAGTCTTAGATTATTTTGCTGTAAGTGCTTCGATTCAAGGTACGAATGAAATTGGTAATTTTTTAATTCATAAAGATCGTAAAGGAGTAACGATTGAGGAAACGTGGGATTCGGTCGCGATGAGAGGGACAGGAAGCCATGATTTAGTCTTAACAGATGTAAAAGTTCCAAATGAAAACTTAGTTGAATACATTACACCAGGAAAAAAACAGGCAGCGGGGTGGTTGCTTCATATTCCAGCCTGCTACTTAGGGATTGCAAAGGCTGCTCAAAAGTATGCCATTCAGTTTGCTAGTAACTATTCACCAAATAGTATTGAAGGAACGATCGCTGACCTTCCTTATGTAAGACAAAAAATTGGTGAGATGGAGTTATCTATCCAACAAAGTCAGCATTTTTTATATTCCGTTGCAAGAAACTGGGACGAAGGTAATGATAATGAGAGGCAAGAACTAAGGGGAGTACTTGGGGCAGTGAAACACGCTGTTGTTAATCACGCTATAAAAATTGTTGACCTAGCAATGCGTGTTACCGGTGCTCGCAGTCTTTCTGAAAAAAATCCATTACAACGCTATTACCGAGATGTTCGGGCGGGACTTCATAACCCGCCAATGGATGATGCGACTATTCTTTTATTAGCAGAAGATGCGATAAAAAAAGCAAACGTATAA
- a CDS encoding HAD family hydrolase, translating to MLDSIIFDLDGTLWDSSDEVLKLWNEVVKKHHVSDAITKEQLEGCMGLQNKEIGQKLLPHLDEKAQEMILKECNEVECLYLAEHGAQLYQDVEKVLKALSEKYKLFIVSNCQSGYIEAFYQSHRLDKYFTDYEHPGRTGLTKGENIKLIIERNKLENSVYVGDTEGDLKGARFAGVPFVYAKYGFGQVDEYDYDYVINRFSELLDLFIDKKILSNNT from the coding sequence ATGTTGGATAGCATTATTTTTGATTTAGATGGAACGTTATGGGATTCAAGTGATGAAGTTTTAAAATTATGGAACGAAGTTGTGAAAAAACACCATGTCTCAGATGCGATTACAAAAGAGCAGTTAGAAGGTTGTATGGGACTTCAAAATAAAGAGATTGGTCAAAAGTTGTTACCTCACTTAGATGAAAAAGCACAAGAAATGATTTTAAAGGAATGTAATGAAGTTGAGTGTTTATATTTAGCTGAACACGGAGCTCAACTGTATCAAGACGTGGAAAAAGTACTAAAAGCTTTATCTGAAAAATATAAGCTGTTTATCGTCAGTAACTGTCAAAGTGGATACATTGAAGCCTTTTATCAATCACATCGATTAGATAAGTATTTTACTGACTATGAACATCCAGGTAGAACAGGTCTTACAAAGGGTGAAAACATCAAGTTAATTATCGAGAGAAATAAGTTAGAAAACTCTGTTTATGTAGGTGATACTGAAGGTGACTTAAAAGGTGCAAGATTTGCTGGTGTTCCATTTGTATATGCGAAGTATGGATTTGGCCAGGTTGATGAATATGATTATGATTATGTAATTAATCGTTTTTCTGAACTTTTAGATTTATTCATAGATAAAAAAATCCTAAGTAACAATACATAA